Below is a window of Roseivirga misakiensis DNA.
CGTGGTGAATATGATCGATTACCGAAGGATAGATGGAAAAGTTGTGGCTGCCACACATGGTAGAGGAATGTTTACTTCATCGATCACCAACGTTGTTCCTCCTGAGCCTATCAATGGCTCGGACGGGTTCGAATTGACTAATGTTTATCCTAATCCATTTTCCGATCTTGTCACGATCAATGTAAACTTACCCGAAACGAACCTACTCCTGATCAGGATTTACGATTCGGCTGGCAATCAAATACGAAGTATTTCGGGCGGTTTGGGCTTTATTGGTGAAAATGATTTCTTCTGGGATGGGACAAATACATTAGGAAATCCGGTACAGGATGGGGTCTATTTGATTCGAATTACCTATCAAAATGAAAGTACCGTTCGCCGTGTTATTCTAAGTAGACAATAAGCCTTTCAGGTCTAACATCCTTGCTTTATCTTTGCGGCTCAAAATCAGATAGATGAAGTTAAAAACCACGGTATTACTTGCGCTATTAATAATGGTTTCCGTATCCAGTTGCGGTCCTTCGGAAGAAGAACTCGTTGCGGAGGCTAGAGGCTATATGGAAGCTGAGAATTATTCTGAAGCCATAAAGACCTATAATCAGGCACTTGAAAAGAATCCTCAAAATTACGCAGCGATCAATGCGAAAGGTGTGGCATTGTTAAGAATAGGCGAACTTGAAGAGTCTATTCGGGTATTTACCGACGGTATCAATACAGATACGACCAATTACAGAGCCTTCTTTAATCGTGGTAACGCCTTCAGAATTTTGGGTAAAGACAACGAAGCGATGTTGGATTATGATTATGTGATTCAAATCCAACCCGATATCGTGGATGCCTATATCAACAGAGGTGCTTTACTTTTTAAGTATAAAGAATTTGATCGCGCACTGTTTGACTTCCAATTTGCACTGGAGCTTCAACCCAATAACCCGCTCTTATACCTAAATAAAGGAAAAACCGAACTAAGAATAGATAACCTAGAAGATGCCTTCTTTGACCTAAAAAAAGCGCTAGAAATGAAGCCAGATTATGGTGAAGCTTACTATTGGCTTGGACTTGCAGAGTTGGCTCGAGATAATCGCCCACAAGGGTGTGAGTACTTACTCAGCGCGCAAACTTTAAACTTTGAAGCAGCGAGTGAGGCCATCGGACAGAATTGCGCTCAATAATGGCTGAAATTGGTCAAGATATAGCACGAGCGAAGTCAATCTTGACTAAAGGCGGTCTAGTGGCTATTCCTACCGAAACAGTTTATGGTTTGGCAGGAAATGCCCTAAATGATCAAGCAGTAACGAGCATTTTTGAAGCGAAAAACAGACCTTCTTTTGATCCTTTAATTGTGCATGTGGCTAGTCTTGAGTCTGCGGCCGAATACGTGGAATTTATCCCAGAAAATGCCATTAAATTGGCCAATACTTTCTGGCCAGGCCCCTTAACGATTTTACTCAAGAAAAAATCGATCATATCAGATTTAGTCACATCAGGTTTAGATACAGTAGCAATCAGGGTACCCGCTCAAGAATTGACACGGAGTTTATTAACGGTGCTAGATTTTCCACTTGCAGCCCCGAGCGCAAATCCATTTGGTTATATCAGCCCAACAAAGGCTGAACATGTAAATGCGCAGTTGGGAGATCGGCTTGATTATATTTTAGATGGGGGAGATTGCGAAGTTGGTCTAGAATCGACAATAGTTAGCTTTGAGCATGAAGTGCCGAAGGTGATGCGTTTGGGTGGATTATCGGTAGAAGAAATAGAACAAGTCATTGGTCCAGTACAAGTTGCTAACCATTCTAGTTCTACACCTGCTGCACCAGGAATGCTAAAGAGTCATTATGCACCTAGAAAATCGATTGTCTTAAAATCAAAGTTTGATCAGATTTCTGAAGATAAAATAAGTGAAATTGGAGCGCTATTATTTGATCAATTTGACGAAGTGATACCCAAGGAGAACCAATTTTTACTTTCTGAGTCTGGCGATCTAAAAGAAGCAGCATCAAGGCTGTTTTTGGGTTTAAGAACGCTTGATCAGCATGATAAGATCAAAACAATTGTAACCGATTTTGTGCCGAATATAGGGCTTGGAAGAGCCATTAATGATAGAATAAAACGAGCAACAGCTAAATCATAATTATGAAAACCATCAACGACTTTGACTTTAATGGAAAAAGGGCCCTAATCAGGGTAGATTTTAATGTACCATTGAATGCCGATTTTGAAATCACTGATTTTACCCGAATTAAAGCTGCGACACCAACTGTCAAAAAAATACTGTCGGAAGGTGGTGCAGTAGTTTTGATGTCGCATTTAGGGAGACCTAAAACAGGCCCTGAAGAGAAGTTTTCATTGAAACACCTAGTTGCTCATTTATCCGATGTATTTGAGACAGAGGTTAAATTCGCCAACGACTGTATTGGTGATGAAGGGAAAGCAATTTCGTCGAGCCTGAAAGGTGGTGAAGTATTGCTACTCGAAAATCTAAGGTTTTACACAGAGGAGACTAAGGGAGATGTTGATTTTGCTAAATCGCTAGCGGAGCATGGAGATATCTATATTAATGATGCCTTTGGTACTGCTCACCGAGCCCATGCTTCTACTTCAATTATAGCACAATTTTTCAGCGAAAAGGGTTGCGGTTATGTCATGCAGGCAGAACTAGAAAATGCGCAAAAAGTGTTAGAGAAATCGGAACGACCTTTTACGGCCATTATGGGTGGCGCTAAGATTTCAGATAAAATTCTGATCATCGAGCAGCTTTTAGAGCGTGTAGATAATTTGATCATTGGTGGTGGCATGTCCTATACTTTCTTTAAAGCGATGGGTGGCCAAATTGGTAACTCTTTGGTTGAAGAAGATAAACTTGAGTTAGCATCTACCTTAATTAAAAAGGCGAAAGAACTTGGAGTGGACTTACTCTTGCCGATTGATTCAGTGGTGGCAGATGATTTTAATAACGGTGCCAATACCCAAATATCCATGAACAATGCTATTCCTGATGGCTGGATGGGCTTAGATATAGGGCCTCAAGCGGCACAAGTTTTCTCTAATACCATTAAGGATTCTAAGACTGTACTTTGGAACGGCCCCATGGGTGTTTTTGAGATGGAAAATTTTGCTTCAGGAACTAAAGTCGTTGCAGAAGCCATCGTCGAATCGACTAAGAATGGTGGTTTCTCCCTAATTGGTGGTGGAGATTCGGCTGCTGCAGTGAATTTGCTAGGCT
It encodes the following:
- a CDS encoding L-threonylcarbamoyladenylate synthase — translated: MAEIGQDIARAKSILTKGGLVAIPTETVYGLAGNALNDQAVTSIFEAKNRPSFDPLIVHVASLESAAEYVEFIPENAIKLANTFWPGPLTILLKKKSIISDLVTSGLDTVAIRVPAQELTRSLLTVLDFPLAAPSANPFGYISPTKAEHVNAQLGDRLDYILDGGDCEVGLESTIVSFEHEVPKVMRLGGLSVEEIEQVIGPVQVANHSSSTPAAPGMLKSHYAPRKSIVLKSKFDQISEDKISEIGALLFDQFDEVIPKENQFLLSESGDLKEAASRLFLGLRTLDQHDKIKTIVTDFVPNIGLGRAINDRIKRATAKS
- a CDS encoding tetratricopeptide repeat protein, coding for MKLKTTVLLALLIMVSVSSCGPSEEELVAEARGYMEAENYSEAIKTYNQALEKNPQNYAAINAKGVALLRIGELEESIRVFTDGINTDTTNYRAFFNRGNAFRILGKDNEAMLDYDYVIQIQPDIVDAYINRGALLFKYKEFDRALFDFQFALELQPNNPLLYLNKGKTELRIDNLEDAFFDLKKALEMKPDYGEAYYWLGLAELARDNRPQGCEYLLSAQTLNFEAASEAIGQNCAQ
- a CDS encoding phosphoglycerate kinase, which gives rise to MKTINDFDFNGKRALIRVDFNVPLNADFEITDFTRIKAATPTVKKILSEGGAVVLMSHLGRPKTGPEEKFSLKHLVAHLSDVFETEVKFANDCIGDEGKAISSSLKGGEVLLLENLRFYTEETKGDVDFAKSLAEHGDIYINDAFGTAHRAHASTSIIAQFFSEKGCGYVMQAELENAQKVLEKSERPFTAIMGGAKISDKILIIEQLLERVDNLIIGGGMSYTFFKAMGGQIGNSLVEEDKLELASTLIKKAKELGVDLLLPIDSVVADDFNNGANTQISMNNAIPDGWMGLDIGPQAAQVFSNTIKDSKTVLWNGPMGVFEMENFASGTKVVAEAIVESTKNGGFSLIGGGDSAAAVNLLGFGNDVSYVSTGGGALLEYMEGKELPGVAALEV